In Populus nigra chromosome 1, ddPopNigr1.1, whole genome shotgun sequence, one genomic interval encodes:
- the LOC133691304 gene encoding protein Brevis radix-like 2 isoform X2 — MAVKASGAYRNCKPCSGSSNNNSNRNYAESDAASDSARFHCSYRRTGSSNSTPRMWGKEMEARLKGLSGGEGTPASVSGRTESVAFMEEDEPKEWVAQVEPGVLIAFLSLPDGGNDLKRIRFSREMFNKWQAQRWWAENYDKVMELYNVRQFNHQAVPLPTPPRSEDESSKPESAKDSPVIPPLGKGCPHNFHLPTGMDYSSSDSLDHHPMQSHQYYDSAGLASTPKLSGIAGAKTETSSIDGSVRTSMSRESDRSEELSISNASDMETEWVEQDEPGVYITIRALPGGSRELRRVRFSRERFEETQARLWWEENRARIQEQYL, encoded by the exons ATGGCAGTCAAGGCATCAGGAGCATATAGAAACTGCAAGCCATGTTCAGGATCCTCGAACAATAACAGTAACCGGAACTATGCCGAGTCTGATGCTGCCTCAGACTCAGCCAGGTTCCACTGCTCGTATCGTAGAACAGGAAGTTCCAATTCGACCCCGAGAATGTGGGGGAAAGAGATGGAGGCAAGACTAAAAGGGCTATCAGGTGGTGAAGGCACACCTGCTTCAGTAAGTGGCCGGACAGAGTCCGTGGCTTTTATGGAGGAAGATGAGCCTAAGGAGTGGGTTGCACAAGTTGAGCCAGGCGTGCTCATCGCTTTTCTTTCATTGCCTGATGGTGGCAATGATCTGAAGCGGATTCGATTCAG TCGTGAAATGTTCAACAAATGGCAAGCTCAAAGGTGGTGGGCTGAGAACTATGACAAGGTCATGGAATTATACAATGTTCGACAGTTCAATCATCAAGCAGTCCCACTTCCAACTCCGCCAAGATCTGAAGATGAG AGCTCAAAGCCTGAATCTGCCAAAGACAGCCCTGTGATTCCTCCACTGGGCAAAGGATGCCCGCACAATTTCCACCTTCCAACAGGAATGGATTATTCTTCATCAGATTCACTTGACCACCACCCAATGCAATCCCACCAATATTATGATTCAGCTGGTCTTGCTTCAACACCAAAGCTCTCTGGCATTGCTGGGGCTAAAACTGAGACATCATCAATAGATGGTTCTGTGAGGACTAGTATGTCAAGAGAGTCTGATCGCTCAGAAGAACTTTCCATCAGTAATGCAAGCGATATGGAGACTGAATGGGTTGAACAGGATGAACCAGGGGTATACATCACTATCAGAGCTCTGCCTGGAGGCTCTAGGGAGCTTAGACGTGTCAGGTTCAG CCGAGAAAGATTTGAAGAAACGCAAGCAAGGTTGTGGTGGGAAGAGAACCGAGCCAGGATACAAGAACAGTACTTGTAG
- the LOC133672482 gene encoding phospholipid:diacylglycerol acyltransferase 1-like isoform X2, with amino-acid sequence MSLDNETGLDPPGIRVRPVCGLVAADYFAPGYFVWAVLIANLARIGYEEKTMYMASYDWRLSFQNTEVRDQTLSRIKSSIELMVEANGGNKAVIIPHSMGVLYFLHFMKWVEAPAPMGGGGGPDWCAKHIKAVINIGGPFLGVPKAVAGLFSAEARDIAVARAIAPGVLNNGFQTMQHIMRMSRTWDSTMSMIPKGGDTIWGDLDWSPEEGYTPMKSKQRNTDTQKASQDGPESEISQTKRANYGRIISFGKDVAEALSSDIERIDFRDAVKGQSVANTSCRDVWTEYHDMGFGGIKAVAEYKVYTAESMIDLLRFVAPKMMERGSAHFSYGIADNLDDPKYQHYKYWSNPLETKLPNAPDMEIFSLYGVGVPTERAYVYKLSPSAECAIPFQIDTSADEQDEDSCLKGGVYSVDGDETVPVLSSGLMCAKVWRGKTRFNPSGSRTYIREYAHSPPANFLEGRGTQSGAHVDIMGNFALIEDVMRVAAGATGEELGGDQVYSDIFKWSEKVNLQL; translated from the exons ATGTCTCTAGACAATGAAACTGGATTGGATCCTCCTGGTATAAGGGTCAGGCCTGTCTGTGGACTTGTGGCAGCCGATTACTTTGCTCCGGGATATTTTGTTTGGGCAGTTTTGATTGCTAATTTGGCACGCATTGGATATGAGGAGAAGACAATGTACATGGCATCATATGACTGGAGACTTTCATTTCAGAACACTGAG GTCCGTGACCAAACATTAAGCCGCATCAAGAGTAGTATTGAACTTATGGTTGAAGCAAATGGTGGAAACAAGGCCGTTATTATACCACATTCCATGGGTGTTTTGTACTTTCTGCATTTTATGAAGTGGGTGGAGGCACCAGCTCCAATGGGTGGCGGGGGTGGTCCAGATTGGTGTGCTAAGCATATCAAGGCAGTGATTAATATTGGTGGACCTTTTTTAGGTGTTCCAAAAGCTGTTGCTGGTCTTTTCTCTGCTGAAGCGAGGGATATTGCAGTTGCCAG GGCTATTGCACCTGGTGTCTTAAACAATGGCTTTCAGACAATGCAACATATAATGAGAATGTCTCGCACATGGGATTCAACCATGTCAATGATTCCTAAAGGTGGAGACACTATTTGGGGCGATCTTGATTGGTCGCCTGAGGAAGGATATACTCCTATGAAGAGTAAGCAAAGAAATACCGACACCCAGAAAGCAAGCCAAGATGGCCCTGAAAGTGAGATCTCTCAAACAAAGAGAGCTAATTATGGAAGGATCATATCATTTGGGAAAGATGTAGCTGAGGCACTTTCATCTGACATTGAGAGGATTGACTTCAGG GATGCTGTTAAAGGCCAAAGTGTCGCAAACACCTCCTGTCGCGATGTGTGGACAGAGTACCATGACATGGGATTTGGAGGTATTAAAGCTGTTGCAGAATATAAGGTTTATACTGCTGAATCTATGATAGATCTGCTGCGCTTTGTTGCCCCAAAGATGATGGAGCGTGGCAGTGCTCATTTCTCTTATGGAATTGCTGACAATTTGGATGATCCAAAATACCAGCACTACAAATATTGGTCAAACCCCTTGGAGACAAA ATTGCCCAATGCCCCAGATATGGAGATTTTTTCCCTGTATGGAGTGGGCGTACCAACCGAAAGAGCTTATGTTTACAAGTTATCTCCTTCAGCCGAGTGCGCTATTCCATTTCAGATTGATACATCAGCCGATGAACAAGATGAAGACAGCTGTCTGAAAGGTGGAGTCTATTCTGTTGATGGGGATGAGACTGTTCCTGTTTTAAGTTCAGGTTTAATGTGTGCTAAAGTTTGGCGTGGGAAAACAAGGTTCAATCCTTCAGGAAGTCGAACGTACATTAGAGAGTATGCCCATTCTCCTCCGGCAAACTTCTTAGAAGGCCGGGGCACCCAAAGTGGTGCTCATGTTGATATAATGGGAAACTTTGCTTTGATTGAGGATGTAATGAGAGTGGCAGCTGGTGCTACAGGAGAAGAATTGGGGGGAGATCAAGTTTATTCAGATATATTTAAGTGGTCTGAGAAGGTCAACCTACAACTGTGA
- the LOC133691304 gene encoding protein Brevis radix-like 2 isoform X1, which produces MLTCIACSKQLNNGSLQQREREEDVDVAALETPRTKQAIKALTAQIKDMAVKASGAYRNCKPCSGSSNNNSNRNYAESDAASDSARFHCSYRRTGSSNSTPRMWGKEMEARLKGLSGGEGTPASVSGRTESVAFMEEDEPKEWVAQVEPGVLIAFLSLPDGGNDLKRIRFSREMFNKWQAQRWWAENYDKVMELYNVRQFNHQAVPLPTPPRSEDESSKPESAKDSPVIPPLGKGCPHNFHLPTGMDYSSSDSLDHHPMQSHQYYDSAGLASTPKLSGIAGAKTETSSIDGSVRTSMSRESDRSEELSISNASDMETEWVEQDEPGVYITIRALPGGSRELRRVRFSRERFEETQARLWWEENRARIQEQYL; this is translated from the exons ATGTTGACTTGTATTGCGTGTTCAAAGCAACTTAACAATGGATCTTTGCAACAAAGGGAGAGAGAAGAGGATGTTGATGTTGCTGCTTTGGAGACACCCAGGACTAAGCAGGCCATCAAGGCTCTCACTGCTCAA ataaaggATATGGCAGTCAAGGCATCAGGAGCATATAGAAACTGCAAGCCATGTTCAGGATCCTCGAACAATAACAGTAACCGGAACTATGCCGAGTCTGATGCTGCCTCAGACTCAGCCAGGTTCCACTGCTCGTATCGTAGAACAGGAAGTTCCAATTCGACCCCGAGAATGTGGGGGAAAGAGATGGAGGCAAGACTAAAAGGGCTATCAGGTGGTGAAGGCACACCTGCTTCAGTAAGTGGCCGGACAGAGTCCGTGGCTTTTATGGAGGAAGATGAGCCTAAGGAGTGGGTTGCACAAGTTGAGCCAGGCGTGCTCATCGCTTTTCTTTCATTGCCTGATGGTGGCAATGATCTGAAGCGGATTCGATTCAG TCGTGAAATGTTCAACAAATGGCAAGCTCAAAGGTGGTGGGCTGAGAACTATGACAAGGTCATGGAATTATACAATGTTCGACAGTTCAATCATCAAGCAGTCCCACTTCCAACTCCGCCAAGATCTGAAGATGAG AGCTCAAAGCCTGAATCTGCCAAAGACAGCCCTGTGATTCCTCCACTGGGCAAAGGATGCCCGCACAATTTCCACCTTCCAACAGGAATGGATTATTCTTCATCAGATTCACTTGACCACCACCCAATGCAATCCCACCAATATTATGATTCAGCTGGTCTTGCTTCAACACCAAAGCTCTCTGGCATTGCTGGGGCTAAAACTGAGACATCATCAATAGATGGTTCTGTGAGGACTAGTATGTCAAGAGAGTCTGATCGCTCAGAAGAACTTTCCATCAGTAATGCAAGCGATATGGAGACTGAATGGGTTGAACAGGATGAACCAGGGGTATACATCACTATCAGAGCTCTGCCTGGAGGCTCTAGGGAGCTTAGACGTGTCAGGTTCAG CCGAGAAAGATTTGAAGAAACGCAAGCAAGGTTGTGGTGGGAAGAGAACCGAGCCAGGATACAAGAACAGTACTTGTAG
- the LOC133672482 gene encoding phospholipid:diacylglycerol acyltransferase 1-like isoform X1: MASIRRRKPVEPRNPSVQKEDEDEEEEVEEDYSKNKHRRKSDKKSKPKWSCVDNCCWIVGCICVTWWTLLFLYNVMPASLPQYVTEAITGPLPDPPGVKLRKEGLKAKHPVVFVPGIVTAGLELWEGHQCADGLFRKRLWGGTFGEVYKRPLCWVEHMSLDNETGLDPPGIRVRPVCGLVAADYFAPGYFVWAVLIANLARIGYEEKTMYMASYDWRLSFQNTEVRDQTLSRIKSSIELMVEANGGNKAVIIPHSMGVLYFLHFMKWVEAPAPMGGGGGPDWCAKHIKAVINIGGPFLGVPKAVAGLFSAEARDIAVARAIAPGVLNNGFQTMQHIMRMSRTWDSTMSMIPKGGDTIWGDLDWSPEEGYTPMKSKQRNTDTQKASQDGPESEISQTKRANYGRIISFGKDVAEALSSDIERIDFRDAVKGQSVANTSCRDVWTEYHDMGFGGIKAVAEYKVYTAESMIDLLRFVAPKMMERGSAHFSYGIADNLDDPKYQHYKYWSNPLETKLPNAPDMEIFSLYGVGVPTERAYVYKLSPSAECAIPFQIDTSADEQDEDSCLKGGVYSVDGDETVPVLSSGLMCAKVWRGKTRFNPSGSRTYIREYAHSPPANFLEGRGTQSGAHVDIMGNFALIEDVMRVAAGATGEELGGDQVYSDIFKWSEKVNLQL; this comes from the exons ATGGCCTCTATTCGTCGCCGAAAACCCGTCGAACCCAGGAACCCCTCAGTACAAAAAGAGGACGAGGACGAGGAGGAAGAAGTAGAGGAGGACTatagcaaaaacaaacaccGTAGGAAGAGTGACaaaaaatccaaaccaaaaTGGTCATGTGTAGACAACTGTTGTTGGATTGTTGGGTGCATATGCGTAACCTGGTGgactttattgtttctttacaACGTTATGCCTGCTTCTCTCCCTCAATATGTGACTGAGGCAATCACTGGTCCTTTGCCTGATCCACCTGGTGTAAAGTTGAGGAAAGAAGGACTCAAGGCAAAACATCCCGTGGTTTTTGTTCCTGGAATTGTAACTGCAGGGCTTGAGCTGTGGGAAGGGCATCAGTGTGCTGACGGGTTGTTTAGGAAAAGGCTTTGGGGTGGAACTTTCGGTGAAGTGTATAAAAG GCCTCTCTGCTGGGTAGAACATATGTCTCTAGACAATGAAACTGGATTGGATCCTCCTGGTATAAGGGTCAGGCCTGTCTGTGGACTTGTGGCAGCCGATTACTTTGCTCCGGGATATTTTGTTTGGGCAGTTTTGATTGCTAATTTGGCACGCATTGGATATGAGGAGAAGACAATGTACATGGCATCATATGACTGGAGACTTTCATTTCAGAACACTGAG GTCCGTGACCAAACATTAAGCCGCATCAAGAGTAGTATTGAACTTATGGTTGAAGCAAATGGTGGAAACAAGGCCGTTATTATACCACATTCCATGGGTGTTTTGTACTTTCTGCATTTTATGAAGTGGGTGGAGGCACCAGCTCCAATGGGTGGCGGGGGTGGTCCAGATTGGTGTGCTAAGCATATCAAGGCAGTGATTAATATTGGTGGACCTTTTTTAGGTGTTCCAAAAGCTGTTGCTGGTCTTTTCTCTGCTGAAGCGAGGGATATTGCAGTTGCCAG GGCTATTGCACCTGGTGTCTTAAACAATGGCTTTCAGACAATGCAACATATAATGAGAATGTCTCGCACATGGGATTCAACCATGTCAATGATTCCTAAAGGTGGAGACACTATTTGGGGCGATCTTGATTGGTCGCCTGAGGAAGGATATACTCCTATGAAGAGTAAGCAAAGAAATACCGACACCCAGAAAGCAAGCCAAGATGGCCCTGAAAGTGAGATCTCTCAAACAAAGAGAGCTAATTATGGAAGGATCATATCATTTGGGAAAGATGTAGCTGAGGCACTTTCATCTGACATTGAGAGGATTGACTTCAGG GATGCTGTTAAAGGCCAAAGTGTCGCAAACACCTCCTGTCGCGATGTGTGGACAGAGTACCATGACATGGGATTTGGAGGTATTAAAGCTGTTGCAGAATATAAGGTTTATACTGCTGAATCTATGATAGATCTGCTGCGCTTTGTTGCCCCAAAGATGATGGAGCGTGGCAGTGCTCATTTCTCTTATGGAATTGCTGACAATTTGGATGATCCAAAATACCAGCACTACAAATATTGGTCAAACCCCTTGGAGACAAA ATTGCCCAATGCCCCAGATATGGAGATTTTTTCCCTGTATGGAGTGGGCGTACCAACCGAAAGAGCTTATGTTTACAAGTTATCTCCTTCAGCCGAGTGCGCTATTCCATTTCAGATTGATACATCAGCCGATGAACAAGATGAAGACAGCTGTCTGAAAGGTGGAGTCTATTCTGTTGATGGGGATGAGACTGTTCCTGTTTTAAGTTCAGGTTTAATGTGTGCTAAAGTTTGGCGTGGGAAAACAAGGTTCAATCCTTCAGGAAGTCGAACGTACATTAGAGAGTATGCCCATTCTCCTCCGGCAAACTTCTTAGAAGGCCGGGGCACCCAAAGTGGTGCTCATGTTGATATAATGGGAAACTTTGCTTTGATTGAGGATGTAATGAGAGTGGCAGCTGGTGCTACAGGAGAAGAATTGGGGGGAGATCAAGTTTATTCAGATATATTTAAGTGGTCTGAGAAGGTCAACCTACAACTGTGA